The sequence AAGTGGCGATCGAGCGTCGGTGGCGTGGGGAGGGCCCGCATCATTGGCGCCTCGCCGGTAGTTCCTTTTGTCCTGCTGGCAAGAATTGCGCGGCGGGTCATGAACACCCGACTCGCTGCTGGCGATCAGACTGCGGCGGGACTTCCGCGGGAATCCGTCGCTCGTTTTGTCGCTGCATCGCCACTCATCCTCTGGCTCGGCGCCTGCTGGGCAATGGGCGAGGCGCGCGGCGCGTGGGAAGCTTAGCGTGCGTGTAGGCATCGACGCCACCTGCTGGGCCAACGACCGGGGCTATGGCCGGTTTACGCGTGAGATCGTGCAAGCCATGGTCGAGGCGGCGCCCGAAGACCACTTCGTCTGCTTCCTCGACGGCGATTCGGCAGTGCGATTCGATCTTGAGGCGGGCAACACCAGCAGCGATATCGTACCGGTTGCCACATCAGCATCTCAGGCGGCCTCTGCGTCAGGAAATCGTTCTCCGGTCGACATGCTCCGAATGACTGCCGCCGTCTCGCGCACAAAACTCGATTGTTTCTTCTCACCATCCGTGTACACGTACTTTCCGCTCCCCCCGCGCCTGCCCGCCGTCGTCACCATCCACGACGCAATTGCGGAGCGCTTTCCGGAACTCACCGTGCCGTCGCGCCGGGCGCGGCTGTTCTGGAACCTCAAGGTCTGGCTCGCGCTGCGCCAGGCGGACGGGATCCTCACCGTTTCCGATCACGCGGCACGGGATATTGCCCGGGTGCATCGTATTGCGGCGAGCAGGATAACCGTCGCACTTGAGGCGCCGGCATCGGCATATCGAGTCGATTCGTCCGCGCGTGAAGTCGAAACGGTTGCAAGGCGAATCGGCATTCCGGAGCGGACCCCGTGGTTCACCTACGTGGGCGGTTTCAATCCTCACAAAAACGTGCCGCTGATAATCCGTGCTCATGCGGAGCTGGCACGCGAACTAGGACCTCTTGCACCCCACCTGGCCCTGGTTGGCACACTCGACGGCGACGTGTTTCACGGCGACCAGAGGGCAATCAAAGAGGCAATTAATGACGAACAGACAGCATCGCTCGTTCACTGGACGGGTTTTCTCACGGATGACGATCTGGCGAAACTGCATGCCGGCGCCATTGCATTACTAATCCCTTCTGAGTGTGAGGGTTTCGGGCTTCCAGCTGTCGAAGCGGCGGCATGCGGAACTCCAGCGATCGCAACAACCGAGAGTCCTTTACCTGAGCTGCTCGAAGGCGGCGGAATATTTGTGGCGCCCGGAAACCGCACCGAATTGCTGAACGCGATGCGCCGCCTCGCCACGGATGCAGTCCTACGCTCGGAAATGGGGGCTATCGCATCTACCCGGGCGCGGTCGCTCACGTGGGATCGCGGCGCACAATCATGTCTGGCTGCGTTACGGAGCGTCGCCCGCGGAAAAACTCAGGCTTGACGGCCGGCGCCGCCTCTCAACCAGGGAGCGAGCGACCGCGGTATGCCGCGACTCCGCGAAGCTGAACAAGAAGCACCCCTGCGACGAGCATCGCGAAAAACAACACCGCGCTGACGCTCCGCTTCTCGAGAAGCTGATAAATCGCACCGTGAAGCGCAACCATCAGCATTGCCAGATAGCTCGACCTCTGAAGTCGCTTCCATCGGGCTGTTCCGAGCCGGCGGAGCGAATAGTCGTTCGATAGCAAGAGCAGCATGACCAGCACGACAGTTGCAAGGGCTCCCATACAATTCGTCGCGACAAAACCAAGCGCCGCATCGAGGCGGGCTGGCCAGGGAGGCACGAAGTAACCGGCCAGATCGCCGCCCTTGTGTACCTGCAGGCCCAGTACCGTGTGAACGCTGCCGACCAGCGCTGCTGAGATGCCGAGGTCGCGGCGAAGGTGAGTGCTTACAGGATTCGGCGCGCCCTCGATAACATTGCGCGGGCCGGTGGATAGTGTCGCTGCCAGCAGTCCAAGGGCAACGTACGCGGTTGCAAAGCTCAGCGCTTCCACGGGGCGCGGCACCCCCGCAACGACATAACCTGCTCCAACACCCGCAACGATCAGCCCCCCGAGAATCAGATTTCTCCTCCAGCGTCTGACATTCATGGCTGAATTCGCATCCTGAAGACCTGCGCCTTCGCGTGCTCGGTGGAACGCGCGAAGACAGATTGATATTCGAACTTTCCGAATTTATTGAGTGAATCCTGGGTGAGGCGCTCCCATGCGGAAAACCGCTGGCAGGTGTCGAACGTCCCGCATTCCAGAAGCAGATAGACGTCGCGCTCGACTGTCGCTTGGGGCAGGGCGCTGTCGGGCCTGAAGTAACTCAGCCCCGAGATCGCTTTCCAGCGCCCGAAATTGCCTCTCGTTCCAATGAGGAGAGTCCGGCTTCTGTCGAGCGAATCAAGGAAGCCGCGCAAGTCGCGAAAGGTCGACGATACCTGGCCAACATATGCGCGAGTTTCGCCGATCGAGATCGAAGTCGCTCGCTTCGCTTCGGTGCCGGCGAGCCGCGTCGACCGAAGTAGCACCAGGCCGCCCGCAAGCGCAGTTGCGACCAGCAGACCGCCAATTGGGAGCCACGCGTTCCAGTGGACGCGCGAAGTTATAGGTCGCACCAGCGTTGCGGCGCCGAGGTAGAAAAACACCCAGATGATTGGCTGGTAGGCCATCAGATACCGTGCCGTGCTCGGTATGATCAGGGCAAGGAGGGGCAAGGCGCAGAGGAAATACGCAATCTCCGGCGCGAACCGGTCGCGCGCTTTCCAGATCCCGAAAAACATCGTCGCCGATATCATGACGCCAACCACTGCCAGCACCAGATCCCCTGTTGTGAAGATGAGGGCCGGCCGATAGGGGTAGAGGGCCGGAGGCTGCGAAAAAGCAAGATGAAAATCGGGGATCACCTGCGAGGGCAGTGCAGAGCCGACGAGGTGAAACAGCATTGCGACCTTGTCTGCATTCAGGTAAAAATGGAGAAGATCAGGGAAGTAGCGTTTCGAGAGAACGTCCCAGTTGAGCGCCAGAAGGAGCAGCAGCACGCCGAAGGCTGCGGCCCCGCCGGTTATGAGCCTTCGCCCTGAGGTGCCGTGTTTCCTCGCCCGGCCAGTAACCAGCACGGCGGCGAATAGCAGCAAGGCCGGAGCAGTGAACTTCACCAGAAAAGCGAGCGCAAAGAAAGCGATCGCCAGAACGATCGTCGGAATTTGATGGCGCAATCCACGTTCTGAACAAACCAGCCTTACGATGAGGATCAGCGTCGCAAGCGTGAACGCCGAATACGGCGCTTCCGCAAGCGGCGAGAACACGTTGGCCGCCCAGACAGGGCTCAGCAGCATGAAGCCGAACGCAAAGCCGATTGCAATCCAGTGACGTGCAACCGGGAGCACCCATGATACGATGTACGCGTGCATCACAGCGACCAACGCCACAATCGCAACGTTCGAGATCTGAATCGCACGGAGCTGTGAATCAAAATCATCGAAGATCATCATGAACGGAGAACGCAAAACTCCCGGCATCGCGACGTACCTGAAGGCCGGACGATTTACAGTCAGGGTGGCGGATGTGTGTCCAAACTCCGCGAATGAGAGACCTTTCAGGTAATAGAGAAGCGGATCGGTGGACAGTCTCGGATAGAAGTAGGATGGGTCCACCACGAGAATCGCGAACATCATTACAATCGTGAACCCGCCTCCGAATACGAGTATCGGCTGCCATTCGCGCCGCACGAAAGTGAGTGGTGATTCGATGCGCTCGTGAAAGTCGTACGAACTGCTGAAAACGTCCAAGGGCTGCTGCTCCTTTTTGAAGCCGTTGCGGCGGTAGGAAGTTAACTTTGCTTTTTCTGGAGACTAGGATGCGAGATGGCGATTCCGACGGGGCGGGGTTGGGTGACCCGCCGCTCCTGTCGGTGGTGGTTCCCGTTCATGATGCGCGGGCGACGATAGGCGCGTGCATCACCGCCCTTCTCGCGAGTGATCTCTCCCGTTCCCAATGGGAGCTCATCGTGGTCGACGACGCAAGTACCGATGAAAGCCCGGCGGTTGCTCGCAAGTCGGCTGACAGCTTTGTCACTATCGAGGATGGTCCGCGGGGACCGGCATTTGCGCGAAACCGGGGAGCCGAGGCCGCCCGCTCCGATATCTTCTGTTTTGTTGACTCCGATGTCTGCGTCCACACCTCCGCGTTGTCCCGTCTTCTCGAGCATTTCACGCGCGATCCAGGGCTTGCCGGCGTATTCGGTTCGTATGACGACCGGCCAGGTGCTGACGGGTTCGTGTCGCAGTATCGAAATCTTCTGCATCACTATATCCATCACCGGAACCGCGGCGAGGTCAACAGCTTCTGGGCCGGGTGCGGGGCACTGACGCGGACGGCATTTACCGAAGCCGGCGGATTTGACCAAAGTCGCTACCATCGGGCACAGATCGAGGATGTCGAGCTGGGATATCGGGTGCGGGACCGCGGTGGAAGGATTCTGCTCGATCCCCAGACCCAGGGTACTCATCTGAAGCGATGGACGCTGGGTCGGATGCTCCGGGTGGACTTCGGCCACCGCGGAGTGCCATGGATGGAGTTGCTCCTCGAGCGCGGCCAGTTGTTCGGAAGCGGCCTTAGCGTCGGCGCTCAGGAAAAGATCAGCGTGGCGCTCGTCGGTGGTTTTCTTCTGTCGCTCGTTGCGGCCGCACTCGTGGGGAGCGTTGCGGCACTGTTCGCGCCTGCGCTGTGCCTGGTGCTACTCATCGCCGTGAATTACCGGCTGCTTGCCTGGTTCGCGGAAGTCAGAGGCGTCTGGTTTGCCGTCCGTGTGTTGCCGATGCTGATTCTTTACCATGCGACCAA is a genomic window of Gemmatimonadaceae bacterium containing:
- a CDS encoding glycosyltransferase family 1 protein, producing MRVGIDATCWANDRGYGRFTREIVQAMVEAAPEDHFVCFLDGDSAVRFDLEAGNTSSDIVPVATSASQAASASGNRSPVDMLRMTAAVSRTKLDCFFSPSVYTYFPLPPRLPAVVTIHDAIAERFPELTVPSRRARLFWNLKVWLALRQADGILTVSDHAARDIARVHRIAASRITVALEAPASAYRVDSSAREVETVARRIGIPERTPWFTYVGGFNPHKNVPLIIRAHAELARELGPLAPHLALVGTLDGDVFHGDQRAIKEAINDEQTASLVHWTGFLTDDDLAKLHAGAIALLIPSECEGFGLPAVEAAACGTPAIATTESPLPELLEGGGIFVAPGNRTELLNAMRRLATDAVLRSEMGAIASTRARSLTWDRGAQSCLAALRSVARGKTQA
- a CDS encoding ferric reductase-like transmembrane domain-containing protein, coding for MNVRRWRRNLILGGLIVAGVGAGYVVAGVPRPVEALSFATAYVALGLLAATLSTGPRNVIEGAPNPVSTHLRRDLGISAALVGSVHTVLGLQVHKGGDLAGYFVPPWPARLDAALGFVATNCMGALATVVLVMLLLLSNDYSLRRLGTARWKRLQRSSYLAMLMVALHGAIYQLLEKRSVSAVLFFAMLVAGVLLVQLRGVAAYRGRSLPG
- a CDS encoding glycosyltransferase — its product is MRDGDSDGAGLGDPPLLSVVVPVHDARATIGACITALLASDLSRSQWELIVVDDASTDESPAVARKSADSFVTIEDGPRGPAFARNRGAEAARSDIFCFVDSDVCVHTSALSRLLEHFTRDPGLAGVFGSYDDRPGADGFVSQYRNLLHHYIHHRNRGEVNSFWAGCGALTRTAFTEAGGFDQSRYHRAQIEDVELGYRVRDRGGRILLDPQTQGTHLKRWTLGRMLRVDFGHRGVPWMELLLERGQLFGSGLSVGAQEKISVALVGGFLLSLVAAALVGSVAALFAPALCLVLLIAVNYRLLAWFAEVRGVWFAVRVLPMLILYHATNVAAAVYGLAAHSISRRKKKPEVRVFA